From Macaca mulatta isolate MMU2019108-1 chromosome 1, T2T-MMU8v2.0, whole genome shotgun sequence, the proteins below share one genomic window:
- the LOC114680572 gene encoding large ribosomal subunit protein eL36: MALRYPMAVGLNKGHKVTKNVSKPRHSRRRGRLTKHTKFVRDMIREVCGFAPYERRAMELLKVSKDKRALKFIKKRVGTHIRAKRKREELSNVLAAMRKAAAKKD; encoded by the coding sequence ATGGCTCTACGCTACCCTATGGCCGTGGGCCTCAACAAGGGCCACAAGGTGACCAAGAACGTGAGCAAGCCCAGGCACAGCCGCCGCCGCGGGCGTCTGACGAAACACACCAAGTTCGTGCGGGACATGATTCGGGAGGTGTGTGGCTTTGCCCCGTACGAGCGGCGCGCCATGGAGTTACTGAAGGTCTCCAAGGACAAACGGGCCCTCAAGTTTATCAAGAAAAGGGTGGGGACGCACATCCGCGCCAAGAGGAAGCGGGAGGAGCTGAGCAACGTATTGGCCGCTATGAGGAAAGCTGCTGCCAAGAAAGACTGA